In Kiritimatiellia bacterium, a single genomic region encodes these proteins:
- a CDS encoding thermonuclease family protein: MGPRFESGSWLQKGGAALSPVRRTGGAVITIILCLLCLGIGFAAGYLVRRWEASGSSAMPARCLRVVDTDTIVIHWLYGTNKVRMAGIDAPEKKENKKLREQAEMLKIKPAALLQISQVVIRQMDIMLTGKDVKIVFPRGKVEYDSFGRVLAYIEVGGKDICEMLIRNGLVYPRPEPHPRKERYAQVNAEAKAQRKGIYGLSAAK; this comes from the coding sequence GTGGGCCCCCGGTTCGAATCCGGGAGCTGGCTCCAGAAGGGCGGCGCGGCCTTGAGTCCTGTCCGGAGAACCGGCGGCGCGGTGATCACCATCATCCTCTGCCTGCTTTGCCTCGGCATCGGCTTTGCCGCCGGGTACCTCGTCCGCCGTTGGGAAGCCTCTGGGTCGTCGGCCATGCCGGCGCGCTGCCTGCGGGTGGTGGACACGGATACCATCGTCATTCACTGGCTGTACGGCACCAACAAGGTGCGCATGGCCGGCATCGACGCGCCCGAGAAAAAGGAGAACAAGAAGCTCCGGGAACAGGCCGAGATGCTGAAGATCAAGCCCGCGGCCCTGCTCCAGATCAGCCAGGTCGTTATCCGCCAGATGGACATCATGCTGACCGGGAAGGACGTGAAGATCGTGTTCCCCCGGGGCAAGGTGGAATACGATTCCTTCGGCCGCGTGCTGGCCTACATCGAGGTCGGCGGCAAGGATATCTGCGAGATGCTGATACGCAACGGGCTGGTGTACCCGCGACCGGAGCCGCATCCCCGCAAGGAGCGCTATGCCCAGGTCAACGCGGAAGCGAAGGCCCAGCGCAAGGGCATCTATGGCCTGTCCGCCGCGAAATGA